The following are encoded together in the Malaya genurostris strain Urasoe2022 chromosome 3, Malgen_1.1, whole genome shotgun sequence genome:
- the LOC131436283 gene encoding mitochondrial import inner membrane translocase subunit Tim8, producing MADFDTSKSSVDPELQDFLMAEKQKAQLSAQIHEFNDICWDKCVDKPGSKLDSRTESCLNNCVNRFIDTSLLIATRFAQTLQKGQSGM from the exons ATGGCAGACTTCGATACTTCCAAAAGTTCCGTGGATCCTGAGCTGCAGGACTTTCTTATGGCCGAAAAGCAGAAAGCTCAACTAAGTGCTCAG ATTCATGAGTTCAATGATATTTGCTGGGATAAATGTGTGGACAAGCCCGGAAGTAAGTTGGATAGCCGAACTGAATCCTGCTTGAATAACTGTGTGAACAGATTTATTGATACATCCCTCCTAATCGCAACCCGGTTCGCGCAGACACTTCAGAAAGGACAGTCGGGGATGTGA